From Mumia sp. ZJ1417:
CACGGCCTCGGCCGTTGCCACGACCGCCGTTGGCGGAGGGCTGCGACGCCACCACGGGCGGAGGCGCGATCCGGTCGGCCTGCGGGCCGACGAGCTCGGCGAAGATCTCCGCACCCGGTGCCACGGCGTGCTCGGTCGGCTTGATCGCGGCGGCACGCATGAGCGAACGCACGTCGCGGCGCTGCTCGCTGGTGGCGACGGTGACGACGATGCCGGAAGCGCCCGCACGTGCCGTACGGCCGGAACGGTGCAGGTAGGCCTTGTGCTCGGACGGCGGATCGACGTGCACGACGAGCGACACGTCGTCCACGTGGATGCCGCGGGCGGCGATGTCGGTGGCGACCAGGACGCGCACCGAGCCGTCGGAGAACGCCGCGAGGTTGCGCTGGCGGGCGTTCTGGCTGAGGTTGCCGTGGAGGTCGACCGCGGGGATCCCGGCGTCGGTCAGCTTCTTGGCCAGCTTCTTGGCGGCGTGCTTCGTCCGCGTGAACGCGAGGGTCTTGCCCTCGCCGCCGACGAGCTCGTTGATGACCGCGGCCTTGTCGTCGTGCGCGACGGCGAGGACGTGGTGCTCCATGTCGGGCACGTGCGAGGTGGCCTCGTCGACGGAGTGCGTCACGGGCGAGGTCAGGTAGCGCTTCACCAGCGCGTCGACGCCGTTGTCGAGCGTCGCCGAGAACAGCATGCGCTGCGCGTTGCGCGGGGTCTGGTCCAGGACACGCTTGACGACGGGCAGGAAGCCGAGGTCGGCCATGTGGTCGGCCTCGTCGAGCACCGTGACCTCCACTGCGCGCAGATCGCAGTGGCCCTGCGCGATGAGGTCCTCGAGGCGACCGGGGGTCGCGACGACGACGTCGACGCCGTTGCGCAGTGCGGCGACCTGCGGGTTCTGACCGACGCCGCCGAAGATCGTCATCGCGCGCAGGTTGATCGCCTTCGCGAGCGGGGCGAGGGTCTCGAGCACCTGGACGGCGAGCTCGCGCGTCGGGACGAGGATCAGTGCGCGGGGCTGCTTCGAGCGGCGCGGGCGCTCGCTCGACGCGAGCACGGCCAGCGTCGGGAGGCTGAAGGCGACGGTCTTGCCGGAGCCCGTACGGCCGCGGCCGAGGACGTCACGGCCGGCAAGGGTGTCGGGCAGCGAGGCCGCCTGGATGGGGAAGGGGGTCGTGATCCCGCGCTGGGCGAGGGAGTCAACGAGGGGAGCAGGCACGCCGAGGTCGGCGAAGGTGGGCACAGAGGTGTCCTTCTATCGTGGGGGTGGCCGTGATTGCAGCCACTCACGAATGAGGACGGGAGGGCGCATGGTGCGCGCCGCTCGAGCAGACGACCGCGGACGCAGGGTGCGTCCTGCTCTCCACAATACCCGCATGACTGAGCACGTGACGAATTCAGTGGTGGCCGTCACACGGCGGCCTGAGCCGGTAGTCCCCTAGATTGCAGGGCATGGGCACGACGGCCCGTGCGACCAGAGAAGGCGGGCCGGTCACCGATCCCGTCCCGCCGTACGCGCGCGTTCCCGTGCTCTCGGCCGCGGCCGCCCTTGCCGTGGTCCTGCTCGCGACGGCCAACCGGTACGGGTTCCACCGCGACGAGCTCTACTTCCGGATGCTCGATCCGGCGTGGGGCTACGTCGACCAGCCGCCGTTGATCCCGCTCCTCGCGAACGCAATGACCGAGCTCGTCGCCGACGAGCCGTGGGCGGTGCGCCTGCCGGCGATCGTGGCCGTGGTCGCCTCGACGCTGGTCGCCGCCGCGCTCACCCGCGAGCTCGGCGGTGGGGCGCTCGCGCAAGGACTGTGCGCGTGGACCTTCGCGTTCGCGTCGTTCCCGCTGGTGGCCGGGCACGTGCTGGTGACGACGTCGACGGACCTTCTCGCCTGGATGGTCGCGTCGTGGTTCGCGATCCGTGCGTTGCTGCGGGACGACGCGCGGTGGTGGCTGGCGGTCGGTGTCGCGGTGGGCCTGGCGACGTACGGGCGGCTGCTGATCCCGTGGTGGGTGCTCGGCCTTGTCGTCGGGCTCGCGGTCGTCGGTCCTCGACGCGTGCTCCGCTCGGGGTGGTTCTGGGCCGGCGGCGCTGTCGCGGCGGTCGTGGGGATGCCGAATCTCGTCTACCAGGTCGTCAACGACTTCCCCCAGCTCGAGATGGGGGCGGCGCTGGCCGAGAACAACGCCGACGAGGTCCGCGTGATGATGTGGCCGTTCCTCTTCATCCTCTTCCCGGCGATCTGGGTGGTCGGGTCGGTGTCGCTCTGGCGGCGACCGGAGTGGCGGGTGCTGCGCGCCTTCGTCGTCGCGTTCGTGGTCGTCCTCGTGCTGACGTACGTCGGCGGAGCGCAGTTCTACTACCCGGCGGGTCTCCTTGCCGTGCTCTTCGCCGCCGGCTGGGTGCCGGCCGCCGCGTGGCTTGCCCGCTCGTCGGTCGCCGTACGGGTCGCGATCGGCGCTGCGCTCACCGTCTACGCGGCGGTCAGCGTCGCCGTCTCCCTGCCCGTGATCCCCGTGAGCGCCCTCACCAGCACGCCCGTCCCGGACATGAACACGACGGTCGTCGACCAGATCGGCTGGCCGACGTACGTCCGTCAGGTCGCCGACGTCTGGGAGACGGTGCCGAGCGACGAGCGCGAGCGCGCGGCGATCTTCACGTCCAACTACGGCGAGGCGGGGGCGATCGACCGGTATGGGCCTGCGCTCGGCCTGCCCACCCCGTACAGCGGGCAGAACGCTCTCCATGAGCAGGCTCGACCGCCCAGCGACACCGAGACGGTGGTGGTCGTGGGCGGGCAGTTTGCCCAGGCCCGCATGCTCTTCGAGGGGTGCGAGGTCGTGGGGCGGCTCGCGAACGGCACCGACGTCGACAACGAAGAAGAAGGGCTGCCCATTGGGGTGTGTCGCGGGCCGCTGCACCCGTGGCCGGAG
This genomic window contains:
- a CDS encoding DEAD/DEAH box helicase, coding for MPTFADLGVPAPLVDSLAQRGITTPFPIQAASLPDTLAGRDVLGRGRTGSGKTVAFSLPTLAVLASSERPRRSKQPRALILVPTRELAVQVLETLAPLAKAINLRAMTIFGGVGQNPQVAALRNGVDVVVATPGRLEDLIAQGHCDLRAVEVTVLDEADHMADLGFLPVVKRVLDQTPRNAQRMLFSATLDNGVDALVKRYLTSPVTHSVDEATSHVPDMEHHVLAVAHDDKAAVINELVGGEGKTLAFTRTKHAAKKLAKKLTDAGIPAVDLHGNLSQNARQRNLAAFSDGSVRVLVATDIAARGIHVDDVSLVVHVDPPSEHKAYLHRSGRTARAGASGIVVTVATSEQRRDVRSLMRAAAIKPTEHAVAPGAEIFAELVGPQADRIAPPPVVASQPSANGGRGNGRGRGGQGGNDVARNRRRRSGGGSGTGSASSGGNSSRSAGGQRAGSGAQRSGSGSASGGSRTGGAAGFSSQARTRRGR
- a CDS encoding glycosyltransferase family 39 protein; translation: MGTTARATREGGPVTDPVPPYARVPVLSAAAALAVVLLATANRYGFHRDELYFRMLDPAWGYVDQPPLIPLLANAMTELVADEPWAVRLPAIVAVVASTLVAAALTRELGGGALAQGLCAWTFAFASFPLVAGHVLVTTSTDLLAWMVASWFAIRALLRDDARWWLAVGVAVGLATYGRLLIPWWVLGLVVGLAVVGPRRVLRSGWFWAGGAVAAVVGMPNLVYQVVNDFPQLEMGAALAENNADEVRVMMWPFLFILFPAIWVVGSVSLWRRPEWRVLRAFVVAFVVVLVLTYVGGAQFYYPAGLLAVLFAAGWVPAAAWLARSSVAVRVAIGAALTVYAAVSVAVSLPVIPVSALTSTPVPDMNTTVVDQIGWPTYVRQVADVWETVPSDERERAAIFTSNYGEAGAIDRYGPALGLPTPYSGQNALHEQARPPSDTETVVVVGGQFAQARMLFEGCEVVGRLANGTDVDNEEEGLPIGVCRGPLHPWPELWDELQHFD